The Microbacterium forte sequence ATCATGTCGCCGGAGACGACGGTGAACCCGATGCCCTTCTCGGCGAGACCGGGGATGCGCTCGCGGAGCGCATCCTCACCTGCACGCTTCGACAGCGCGACCGGCTCGTACTCCGGCATCGTCGGCGTGGTGCGGATGAAGTGGGCCTGGTGGCTCGTCACGAAGACGACCCGCGACCCATCGCCGAGCAGAGGGGCAGCGGCGTCGAGGACGTTCAGCTGCGCGTCGCGGTTGAGCGTCAGCGCGTAGTCCTCAGCCATCCCGGATTCCATGCCCCCTGATGCGTTCAGCACGAGCACATCGAGGCGACCGAACTCGGCCTTCACCGCATCGAACATCTCGCCGACCGACGAGGGGTCGGTGAGGTCGGCGCCGACGACGAGCACGCGTCGCCCCAGCTCGCGCAGCTGAGCGGCGAGCTTCTCGGCGCGCGGCGCCTTGTTGCGGAAGTTGATGACCACGTCCGCCCCCGCCTCGGCGAGGTAGCGCACGGTGTCTGCCCCGATTCCTCGAGACGAGCCGGTGACGAGGGCGACCTTGCCCTCTAGAGAACCTGCGGGAAGAACGTCGGTCACGGTGACTCCTCTGATGCGTGAATCGCCGTGATGACACGGCGCTTTCAGACTATCAAGCCGGCCCCTTCGAACCGGGAACCGGCTCGTGCCGCGTGATAGGTTGACCGCAAAGGAGGCCGCATGGACAACTTCGCGACATTCGTACAGTTCATCGACCAATG is a genomic window containing:
- a CDS encoding SDR family oxidoreductase, coding for MTDVLPAGSLEGKVALVTGSSRGIGADTVRYLAEAGADVVINFRNKAPRAEKLAAQLRELGRRVLVVGADLTDPSSVGEMFDAVKAEFGRLDVLVLNASGGMESGMAEDYALTLNRDAQLNVLDAAAPLLGDGSRVVFVTSHQAHFIRTTPTMPEYEPVALSKRAGEDALRERIPGLAEKGIGFTVVSGDMIEGTITATLLERANPGAIAERRESAGKLYNVSEFAAEIARAAVDAVPADNTRLVGDVSAFEAE